TTAAGGGATGCGGGTAATAGTGGGTGCGGGTATTTATTCCCTATTGGCGGTACTGCGAATAAGTTTGCTGACCCACGCCGCCAGGTAATGCTCTATCAAGGGCCGAGCATTCCCACGCCGGAGCTTCCAATCTATCAACTCAGGGATTGGCACTGGTACGATGCTGAAAAGCGCATTTACGAAGAAGTCACCGAGGCTGGGGGCGAGGGCCGCATTGTTTACGCTGCACCACCAGCGCCACCGCCAGCCCTTCCTGTTTATCAATATCGTATCCGCAACAGCTATAACGGGCAGGCTTCAGCCTGGCAGACCATCAACCGTGATCAGGTAGATTTTGTGCTGAAGGCCCAACCGATTAACGCAGAGTTTCAAATAATCAGTGCGGCTGAATACGCCGCCGAGGAAAAGCAAAGTGACTGACGAAATTAAGACGTGTGAAGGCTGCGGCAACGAAGAGCCAGAGCGAATTGAAACTTGCCCACACTGCGGAGCTGATAAGTGCGACCTGTGCGATATGGGCGATAACGTTGAATGTGGCAATTGCCCGGATGAGGGTTAACACTGATGGCAAAACTAACCAAAGCGGAACAGAAGTGGCTGGATGATATGCAGGCGGTATTAAACCGTTGTCCGTCTAAGCGCCTGGGCTTTTACACCATGGGTGATTACAGCGTACACGTCTTTAACCTCGCTCAGTTTGATGAGGTTTGTGCGTTGATGGATAAGGGCAAACACGATTTTCACCAGGCGACCAAAGCCACTGACGCAGATTTTTATGAATCGCTGGAATTTCCGGCTCAAGTTCAAAGCACAGCTGGCTAGACGAATACCTGTTGGAAAGATTTCAAACCATGCTACGTATCCAAATATTGTAACTCCTACTGCATACCTTAAGCGCTGGACAGAGCTGGGAGTTTGTCTAAAACTTATAAAAATAATATATGGTGGTTTAAATATGTGAATACTTAATGGGGGCTGTAGAATAAAGATGTATTACAGTCATTATTTAGCTTGCTGAAATAGTGACAGAACTAAATTGAATTGTTGATTTTGTGGTATAGCTTCGCTGAATGTACATACTAAGGGGTATGCAATGAAACTGAGAATTTTGTTATTCCTTGCTTTATCAGGGTGTAATAGCACACCTAATGGCAGTAACAACTTTAATATCCAACAGTTCACTGAAGTATCAAAAATATCCATGTACAAGCTTAACAGAACCCGACCTATTGATTATAAAAGTGAAATGCCCCTGAAAGGACTGGAGGATATATGTTCTCAGTTTAACTTCTCTCCTGAAGAGGAGAAAACCACGATAATGAATTTACTGGCTGAGGCAAATTATAACGATCCAATGTTCGCAAATTTAGGCCAGGGCGAAGACTGGACCAAAACGAGAAACCGGGTTTCACTTCGTCAGGCCGATTTAGCTTACCAGGTTTGCTTGAATGCTTACCAGGCCAAAACCGGAATGAAAACTGAGGTTATAAAAATGTGAACATTAGAGCTTTACGACAGCCCCGAGTCGAATAAAAGTACCTTTTCAAAATGTTTATCTTGTTTTTATTCATCTTGTACTCCGTTCATTTAGCAGAAAATGATTAAACGTAGATCAGTCGTCTGAACAGAAGTTGCTGAATATCCTGACGTTGTGACATCACGGCATGGACTGTTATAACGCTGTCGTCCAACGAATACAAAACTCTATATCCATCGGGTGTATTACATTCCCGATATTTTGCGCAGCCGATTTTAAGCAGTTCCGGGCAGACCTGACATCCCAATGGAAACTTCCGTACTTTACTTTCGAAGTGATCGAGAACCGCAGGGATCACACTGGACGGGTCAACATCAAGCCTTCTCAGATGACTCACTATCTCTTCAAGGCTCACCCTGGCAGTAAGGGTGTACTGGATGGTAATTGAACTCACAGGAGGCCAGCCAGTAACTCGTCTTTTGAGAAAAGTTTGCCATCGGCTTTATCTTTCTCAGAAAGGGTAAGCAGCTTGAGTAATGCTATGGCGTTCTCACGTTCCTGCTGAGCATCGTATGACTCAATTACATACGCGGGTACGCCATTCTGCGTAACCAGAATAGGTTCAGCCAGGTCTAGCGTTGCGGCGTTTTTCTTAACATAACTAATTGTTTCGACTTTCATGACAAACCTCATACTTAGGTTGAGGTTTAAATATAGTCTAAATGAAGTCTTTGGACAATGGTGAACTAACGGCGCTTTCCGCCTTAAATCAGAGCAATTCGCTCAAATAATTTTGTGATAAATCCGCAACCCCCATTGCTATGTACCTAAAATAAGGTACATTCATTTTAAGGGATGGCTATCGAGCCGCCCACTTTATGCCTCAGGGGGCTAAAATGATGACTTCCACAGTTAATAATTTACTTTCTAATGGGTTTTCACCCGTACGCTGCCCGGCAACTCAAGTGGTCATGCCAAATATGACCCGTAATTTTGATGGATTTCATATCAGTTACGCCCGTAGCATTCAGCACTATGGCAGTGATACTACGGCCATTGTTTTGCAGGGCAGGGTTTTCTTGCTTCTCAATGGCTATCACGCTGATGTGCTGAGTGAGGCTGCTGAGCGAAGCGGTATTCATGGCTGCATTGATATCTTTATCGAGCGAATCGGTCAGGCTAACAAATTAAGTGAACATCGTATGGCTGCGGGAATCGATAACGATCTCTTTGAACTGGCCCCTACGGTGCTTGACGTGATTGGACAGGATTATATGGACCGGCTTATGCAGGCGGTAACCAATGAAACGGAAGAATAATATTGGAATATGACAAGAAGGCGGCTTTAAAGCTCGCAGGGCATGCACTTTTCGGGGAGCGGTGGCAAACCGAACTGGGACGCGAATTGGGTCTGTCAGATGGCAGACGCATTCGCCAGTGGCTCTCTGGCGACCGAAATATCCCCGAAGGTGTCATGAAGGATATTTCCCGACTCCTGGCCGAAAAGAAACTGGAAATTGAGCGGGTAATTGCAGGGTTCCCGCAGATCCCCGACTGATGCTATTACCCCCAGGCTACATATGAAAACGCCGCCAGAGAACATAATCCGCAGACAAAAAACCAGTTGCGACGTTCTTTGCAGTGAGCCTTGCTCTGCGGGGTTTTCGCTCCTCTTTTTAAATCCTCATCGGTATAACGTTCACCAGCCCTATCCGTCGTTTCAGGATGAAGGAACTTAACCATCAAGAAGCATTTGATTGCCAGTGCGAGAAAGCCCACTTTTAACGCTA
This genomic stretch from Buttiauxella agrestis harbors:
- a CDS encoding type II toxin-antitoxin system RelE/ParE family toxin — its product is MTIQYTLTARVSLEEIVSHLRRLDVDPSSVIPAVLDHFESKVRKFPLGCQVCPELLKIGCAKYRECNTPDGYRVLYSLDDSVITVHAVMSQRQDIQQLLFRRLIYV
- a CDS encoding type II toxin-antitoxin system Phd/YefM family antitoxin, which gives rise to MKVETISYVKKNAATLDLAEPILVTQNGVPAYVIESYDAQQERENAIALLKLLTLSEKDKADGKLFSKDELLAGLL